The window GTTTTTATAAAAACCGCTATAAACCAATCACGAAGATTAAAGTATAAAACAAAACCTTATTCTGTATTCGAATTTACTATTCACCTTAACCGAAGTTAAATTTTATATATTTTTAAGGATTAACTTTGATGAATTCCAAAATTTCAATATTATCCCGTTTAGCCCTATTGGTTACGGCAATAGTATGGGGAAGCTCCCTAGTTGTGGTAAGTTCTTCTTCGGATTTTTTTAAGCCTAATTTTTTACTTGCAATCAGATTCAGTATAGCCTGCATTCTTTTATGCATAATCTTTTTTAAAAAACTGAAAACGATAAACAAAAGCTATCTTGTTAACGGCTTTATTGTAGGCTTTGCTTTGTTTATTGCATATTCAAGTCAAACTTTCGGAGTTACCGCCGCAGGAGGACTTCCGGGAAGAAGTGCATTTTTATCGGCATCATATTGTGTTATAGTTCCGTTTTTATCGTGGGCAATAAATAAAATGCGACCGGATAAATTCAATGTAATCGCAGCATTGTTATGTATAACCGGAATCGGTATTACATCTTTTAAGGACTTGGCTGCCTCTTCTTCAAGTATAACCTCAGGCGACTTTTACGCCCTGCTAAGCGGTCTTTTATTTGCAAGCCATATAGTTGCCGTTACACGCTTCAGTAAGCGTAAAGAACCCGTTTTAATGACAATAATCCAATTCGGAGCCGCCGCAGTTTTTTCATGGATTACTACTTTTATTTTCGAAGATAACGGCAAAACCGTTTGGAACACCTCTTCGGTTTCGGCGATATTGTATTTATCGATAATGTGTACGACCCTTGCCCTTTTATTACAAAATATCGGACAAAAATATACGGAACCGTCCACCGCTGCAATCATACTCGGACTTGAATCGGTATTCGGTATAATATTTTCAATAATATTTTACGGAGAAAAAATCGATTTTTATTCCGTAACGGGGTTTATTTTAATTTTTGCAGCCATAATAATTTCGGAAACAAAGTTGGAGTTTTTAAAAAAGAAAAACTTTGTACACGGATAACAGGTTAATAATTTGAGGAAGTTCTCATACCGCCTAAACCGCTTTCCGTAAAATGCTCAGAAAGGCTTATTTCATTTTGAATAAAACTGTAATAATCTCCCGAAGGGACAAGAATTATATGGTCTAAAAGTTTTATTCCTAAAATATTTCCCGCTTCATATAAACGGTTTGTCAGTAAAATATCTTCCCTTGAAGGCAACAAATTACCCGACGGATGATTATGAGCTACGATTACGGAAGCGGCGCGGTCTTTTATTACATCGGAAAAAACTTCACGGGGATGAACCAGAGTTTTTGTCAAAATTCCTATACTCACAACCCTTGCCGCAATTACCTCGTTTGCTCCGTTAAGTGAAACGCAAATAAAATGCTCTTGAGAACGTCCCGCATAATGCTGCAATAAGGGCACGACATCCGAAGGATGTTCTATTACTCTTCCTTGAGTATTGTAATAACGCCGGCCCAATTCCATTGCGGCCATTACAGATGCAATTTTAGAATCCCCCATACCCTTAACGGAACGTAAATATCCTTCTATTTTTTCAGGTTTTATTTTATCTATATGAAAAATTATATCTTCAGCTAATGCCTTTACGGGCTTATCTTTAAGTCCTGTTCTAAGTAAAATTGCCATTAACTCGGAATCATTTAAACTTTCCGGGCCGCGTTCCAAAAGCCTCTCCCTCAAATCCGGTTTATGCACAAATCCGTTAATTTTTTTTATTTCTTCCATACCTAATATATACGTATTTTTTTTAAATTTAACGAAAAACTCAAAAAAAAATCCCTCCGGGAGTATGCAAGCCGGAGGGATCAAGAATAGAGTATAAACCATTCATAGAAAAATACTTTTATGAACGCTTTTGCAAGAGAGGTCTGGGAAACCTCCCTTAATCTGTGCCTATAGTCAAGTTACCATATTCTTACATAAATGTCAATAGGTTTTAACAAAAAAAATACATTTTTTTATAAAAATTTACAAATTTTTCTTAAAATTTTACCGTTTTTTTACAATAAAACCGATTTTACGATAAAATTTACCTTGTATAATAACAAAAGCTCTGTTATAATATACCTGCATTTCTATTTCAAGGAGGATTTGCATGAAAAAAATTTATAAAATTTTGTTTATCACAGCCGTTTTTTTTACTTTAACGGCGGCATTGTTTGCAGGCGGAACAAAGGAACTTGAGCCTACAGAGGAAGAAAAAGAAGCCGGCTGGCGGTATTTTATGCCTATCGGCTTTAAGCTTAAAAGACCGGCATTTTTTGACGCCTACGGCGACAACCTCGACACCAATGCGGTCGACGGTAAAAACGAGGCTCCCGAAAGTCCCCTGTATGCGGCATATGAATACAAGTTTTTTTCTGATGAGTTGATAGAAATTTATACCGAACTCATAAACGACAAAAAACTTTCGCGTGAAGAAAAGCACGAAAAATTCAATGCGGAAATAGCTCCCAAGATAAAACCCATTTACAGTTTGATTGTTTTAAAAACACCTTTAATCGAAAATAAGCCCCTTGAAGAAATTACAGGATATCCTTACAACGATGTTATCAGAAAAACAAAGGAGTTTACTCAAATTTTATCGATTGCGGAGTTTAATGCGGAAGGCTTAAGCGCCGAATCTGCCGAAATTTACAAAACTATGATTTCTCAAGTCAAACCCATAAGAGACACCATTACCTGTACGGACCCTATAAGTCCTGAATCCGTTATGTTGGGAATCAAAAACTTAAAATTCGAAACAATCGATTTGGAAGGCGGTAAGGTAACAAGCGATATTTTAAAAAACTACGATGTTACTATGATAAATATCTGGGCAACATGGTGCCCTCCCTGCCGTGCAGAATTACCGGAAATTGCAAAACTTTACGAGTCGTTCAAAGATAGGAATTGCAATATTATAGGAATAACCGGAGATGTAAGCCCGAAAGAACAAGATGCTCTTGAAACTGCAAAAAAACTCATTAAAGATGCAGGCTGCAATTATACGGTTGTCCAAAACAATGAAAGCTTTAAGCCGTTATTTAGAGGCTTAGTCGCTTGGCCGATGACCATTTTCGTAGATAAAAAAGGAAATATAATAGCCTCTTCGGAAGAAGACCTGATTGTAGGAAGCAGAACGTTTGAAGAATTTACCGAAGCTATGGAAAAAGCTATAAATACGGTCAAAAAATAAAACAATATCGTACCGGATAGTCCGTTTTAACGATTATTCGGTACAATCAGGTAACCGTAGCCGCCTTTCTATGTTATAAATAAAGGGAAGAGCAAACGTTAAGTTAAAAGCTTTTTGTTTGTTTTTTTGAAGTATGCGGGGAATTACTGTGCCGTTTTACAAAAAAGTAATCGCCGATGTGCAAAAAAATTTTATAAAGAAGAATACACTTTGCGGTTATTTTTATTCAGATTTTGTACTTACCGCACTTATTTCAAAATCCCTCAAATTAAAAAGCTCTTTTAAAAATTAGTCCTGTTTAACGGATTCGGGCATGTTTTTAATCTGCACAACGTTATTACATTGCACGGATTAAATTTAAAGTTTTGTTTAAAAGCAAAATCGATGCCGTAATATGCCGTTTCGCAACGCAATAAGAAACGGTAAAAATAAACACTCTTCGGAATTTGAAAATTCCTTGCGGTTGTTTATTTTATAAGAGTTTTAATAGGCGGGAATTCGTCATCTTCGGATTGGCGGATTTATATTTTAAGCAGTTAAATTTTAAAATTAGGAGTTAATCAATTGAATAAGAAAATGGCGGCGGCAATTGTAATTGTTTTATCCCTGGGAATGATGCTTTTCGGGATTTACCGAGGAGAGGTTTCGGTCGTGCTTAAAAAAGCAATAAATATCTGTATGGAATGCATAGGAATAGGCTAAAATGAAAAAACAAAAACTTTAAATAAAAAACGGCATATAATTCACGCATTGGGAATGTTGGCCGTAGACGGAAATTTAAGAGGGTTTTTAGAAGGAAGAATCTATAAGGGCCCTTTAAAAAAAGCCTGTGTTCCGGTTTTAAATTGTTATTCATGCCCCGGAGCCCTTTTCGGATGCCCAATCGGTTCGATTCAAGCAACAATCGGAAGCAGTAAATTCAATTTGGCTTTTTATGTTGTAGGTCTTTTGAGCTTATTCGCTATAGCTGCAGGACGATTATTTTGCGGTTATGTTTGTCCGTTCGGTTTTTTTCAAGACTTATTGGATAAAATACCCGTAAAAAAATTAAAGGTACCGAAAAAAATAGCCGGCGTACTTAAATATTTAAAATTTTTGATTTTGGCATTTTTCGTATTTATTTTACCTTTTGCTCTTCAAGATAAATACGGAACAAGCGACCCGTACTTTTGTAAATATATTTGCCCGTCGGGAATTTTATTGGGAGCTTTGCCTTTAATTGCGGTAAATAAAACTTTGGTTGCAGCACTCGGAACCTTATTCAGCGTCAAATTTACGGTATTGATAATAATGGCAATTTTATCGACAATATTTTACAGACCCTTTTGCAGATTTATATGCCCCCTAGGAGCTTTTTTAGGCATTTTCAATCCTATAAGTTTATACCGTTTAAAAATTAACGATAAATGCATTAAATGCAGAAAATGTGAAAGAACATGTAAGATAGATATTCCGACATACAAAACGCCGAACAGTCCGGAATGTATACGATGCGGGGAATGTATCAAGGCTTGTCCCGTCCATGCCATAGAACACAGCTTTTTGTTTATGGAAAAAGACGCGGGAAAATTTAAGCCTGTAGAAAGACCTGCAAAGGTAGGTTTTATACGCCCCGAGCCGGCAAAAGCAAAATAATATTATTCCTTGCATTAAGCGTATATACAAGCCGCTAATGCAAGGTTAATTTATACAATACATACTATCTTAGCCCGACTCTAACCTTATTTTATTTAAAGCTCATTTACCATCCTGTGCCTGCCATAAGGTTTTATAATAACCGTCTTTTTCAATTAAAGCCGCATGAGTACCTTTTTCGGTTAATATGCCTTTTTTAAAAACCAAAATATTATCCGCATTTTTAATCGTCTTTAAACGGTGGGCAATAACAAGCACGGTTCTGTTTTTTGCAAGCTCGGTTACGGCATCTTGAATAAGCGATTCGTTTACAGGGTCTACATTGCTGGTCATTTCATCTAAAATCAAAATAGGAGCATTTTTTAAAAATGCTCTGGCAATGGAAATACGCTGCCGCTGTCCTCCCGACAAAAGACCTCCGTTTTCTCCGATATGGGTTTTATAGCCTTCAGGAAGCGTCATAATAAAATCGTGAATGCGGGCTTTTTTGCAAGCGTCAATTATTTCCTTTTCGGAAGCGCCTTTTTTCCCCACCCTAATGTTTTCTTCTACGGTATCGTTAAAAAGCTGAACATTTTGCATAACAATACCGATACGATTTAACAGCTCATCGTAAGGAATATCCCGTATATCGGTACCGCCTACGGTGATACGCCCCTTTTCAACATCATAAAAACGTAAGAGTAAATTCGTAACCGTTGTTTTTCCTCCTCCGGATTCGCCTACGAGTGCGGTAGTTGTATTTTCTTTTATATTAAAGCAAATATCCGAAAGCAAAAACGAATCTTTTTCATAGCAAAAATAAACATGCTCAAAGGAAATTTCATTTCCTGAAGGAATATAGCCGTCCTGTCTGTCGGCTACGGAAGGTGCAAATAAAATTTTTCCCAGCCGTATATAACTGTCTGCGGCGGACACATAATACATATAATGAGTTTCCATTAAAGCAAAGGGTTTATAAAATTCTTTTGAGATAACCGCAAATAAAATAAAGGTCAATACCGTAATGCTTCCGTTTAATGTAAAGATTCCTCCCGTTATCAATAATCCCAAATAAGCGATATCCAATAAAAATGCAAAAATCGACAACTGCTTAGCTTTAAAAGCGGAAGCAGCCTTGCTTGTCATACCGAAAATTTCCGTTTTTTCCGCAAGAGAAATATCTAAATTTTTATTGTTTGAAAAACTTTTTAATACCGGAATCCCCCGTACGTATTCGGTAAACAAGCTGACCATATCCGCCAAAGCGGAGTTGTTAGTATGTTCTTTTTCTTCGGAACGCTTAAGGCTCAAGGCGAGAAAGCCTAATGCGGGAAAAACTCCCGCCGCCATAACCGCTGCAAGGCGGATATCCGAAACTGCAAGTCCTACAAACACAACGGCGGAAATTAAAAAATCCCCTATCATTCTCGGCCATACGTGTCCCGCTACCATAGACATCGTATCTACATCTTTATGAAGCACCGTACTTATTTCGCCCAGTCTCTCATCGGTGTAAAACCCCAAACTGAAAGTTTTGAGTTTTATAATCATTTTTTCGCGTATTTGCTGTACAATATCAAATCCCGCATTGTGCTTTTCCAAATCGGCAAGCATATTACATACACCCTTAAATACTACCGAGATTGCAAGTGCAGTAAAATACATGTATAAATTCGATATGTTTCCTTTTGTAATTTTAAACAAAAGAAAAAATACAATTACAATCATCGCAGAAGAGCTTAGCCCGTACAGCGCAAAAAATATAGCCGACAGTACAAGAGAGCGTTTCCCGCTTTTTGTAAAAAGTTTCATTATTTCTTTAAACATAAATTGTCCCCTTGGATACAGTTATCCGGAATAAACAAATTTAAATTCAATAATAAATTTATATTCAATTTTGTCAAGAGGGAATTATTTAAAATGCTTATTTTCTTAAAAAAAGACCGTATCGTTTTAATTACCGATTTTTTCAGTACTTCTTTGAAAAGTCTTTTATGAATATTTATTTAACCGACGGTTTTTAATTTATCTTTCTTTTTGTCTGTTTATACAGGTTTTCCAAATCGGCCTTAAGTTCTTCGCTTTCGCCCAACTCTTCCATAGCCGTACGTAAGGTAATTTCCGCCCTTGCATAATCTCCTTTTTCGGCCGCAACTACGGCAATAAGCCTATAAATACGTTCGGAAGGTTCCATATCCAAGGCTTTTACCAAAAGGTCATCCGCATCGTTTAAAAAACCTATTTGAAGAGAGTTTTCCGCCTTATCCGTTAGAAGTTCCGCATCTGCGGGACGGAGTTTAATTGCTTTTTGATACCAAACATCGGCCAGCTCGTATTCTTCATCAAAAAATAAGGCGTTTGCAAAAATATGAAAAGCCCTGGCCCGGTTTCTTTCGGCGGCAAGGTCGGCGGTTCCCGCTTCTATATCGAAAAGAGGAGCGCACTCTTTTAAACGGCCTTGAAGTCTAACCGCTTCCATGTAGTTTTCTAAAATAACTATTTCATCGGGAAGAATTTTACGGGCCTTTTCAAGTTCCGCTTCAGCTGTAGAAAAATCGTCTTTATCCATTGCACAAAGCCCTTTTAAATTGTAAACCCATCCGTTACCGGTATCCAAACGTTCGGCTTCGGCTAATATATCCGAGCAGTCTTCTCCGTTTAAATAAAGGGCTTCGGCAAGACGGAACGCATAAAGTCCCGCTTCAGGTTCAAGTTTAAAGGCTTTTTTAAAGGCCTTTATAGCTTCATTTGCATTTTTATCTTCGCATTTTTCGGAATCTTCCGCTTGTAAAAGAAGTCCGTACAAGTACCATATGGCGGAATCCTTTGTTTTACCGGCACAAAGTTTTTTAATGTTTTTTAAGGCTTCCGTTTTGTTTTCAATTGCATAGTAGAATTTACCGGCAAGAGATAAGGTGTTTTCATTATCCGGGTCAAGCCGCTCAAGAGCGTTAATTACATCGGCCATATCCTTGTACTCTTCTCCGGCTAAAAAAAGATTTCCGGCCTTTATATATGCCTGTACAGCCTCTTCTCTTTTGCCGGCAAGCGAAAGTTCATTAGCTTCATTATATTTTAATAAACCTTTTGTAGGCTCAAGATTAAAAGCGGCGCCGTACATTTCCGCAGCTTCCTCATGTTTTCCTTCGGCATTCAATAAATGCCCCTTTAAAGAACAAAGTAAAACGGAGCTTTTTATCCGCGTTTGAGGTATTTTTTTAAACAAGGTTTTTAATTCTTTTATTTTATTTCCCCGATAATAAACACTTGCCAACTCCTGCATAACCTCAACATTGTCGGGCTCAAGCTCCGAGGCATTTAAAAATTCTTTTTCGGCTTCTTCAAGCAAGTGCTGGGCAAAATAAATTCTCCCCGCCAATATATAATCTTGAAATACCGGCTCCCTTAATTTCCAAGCCTGTTTAATTTGATAAATTGCCGCAACATACTGACCCATTCCGAAATAAGTAGTCGCCAAGTTAATATAGCTTTCGGCGGAAATCGTTTCGGGCGCATTTGCAGCGGAATCGGCGGTTTCCACTAAAAGCGCTTCGGAAACTATTTTAAAACTTTTAAGCTTAAATTGAACTTGCGGGTAAGTTTCCCAGTTTTGTCCTGCAAAGGCAATTTTTCCGGCCGCCTGAACAATATCCGAATCGAATTTACCCAGCCAAGTATTGTTTATAAGAATTGTAATACCTGTTCCCGCACAAATTATTTTAACTTTAAAAACCGAATTTAAAATTTCGCACAAGGGTTTTGTCCAGCCGATAATCGGCATGGGAGTACTGTTTACAACCGCATCAAGCCTTACCCAGCCCTTATCGGAAATTAAAAGAGCGTAAAATGCCTTGTCGCTTATATGGCGGAATAAAAGTCCCGCAGCGCAGGCACCGGCATTATCGGTACGCCCGTTATCGTTTATATTTTTTACGGTATCTTCTTTAAATTTAGGCAATTCTATTTCGGCATCAAGAACAAAATCCTTGTACCTGAACATATTATTTAAGGTCCAAGCATATAAGTGCTTGCGTTTAAGTTCAAGAGAAAAAAACGAACCCGTATCTTCCGTTTTAAATAAAGCTTCATAACCGTCTCCCCTTTCTTCGGAAAAACGGGCTTGTGTTTTTTTTGAAAAATCCGCTTCCCAAATTTCCCGTTTTATTTCTTCGGTATCTATTTGCGGATTTTGTTTTGCTTCTTTTCTTTTTTGCAATTGGTGTTTAACGTAATCGATATATAATTTAAGTCTTCCCATAGCTTTAAATTTACACGAAAAAAAAGGTTTAGTCTAGCAGGGAATACGGTGCCCGGCACTTTTCAAAACAAACACGTATCAAAAAAATGCCTAACACAGTTTTTAAAGCCGACAGGCAGTCAGGCTACCTGCGGTTTAAAACACTGTTAGGTTGACACCTACGGCGCAATGAAATAGATAAAATGTTTTATTATTAATTTTAAAATACCAATTAATAAAAATTCTTAAGATAAAGAAACCCGTATATAATACTGAAATACAATGTGCACAACTTGACAATGTTGTACATGTATATTATTATATTTATATGAAAACATTACCGGTAGCCGAAGTAAGAACAAATTTCTCCGCGCTTTTAAAAGAAGTGGAATTAGGTAACGAAATCGGTATCTCATTCGGTCGAAAAAAAGAAACAATAGCTGTAATTGTTCCGATTGAAGAGTATAAAAGAATAAAAATGAAGAAGCTCGGTACATTGGAAGGGAAAGTAAAAGTTGAATTTAGTGAGAATTGGACAATAACGGATGAAGAGTTTATTAATTTATGAAAATCCTATTAGATACGCACTATTTATTATGGGCATTTATTGATACAAGTAAAATACCTCAGTCGGTTTATAATAAACTATTAGCAGATGAAAATGAGGTTTTTTATAGTCAGGCCAGTTTATGGGAAATATCAATAAAATTTAACATGGGAAAATTATCTCTAAATGGAATGAAACCTGAAGGTTTCTATGAAGAAGTAGAAAACAGCTTTTTAAAATGCAGGCCTTTTAAAAGTGATGAATTAATTACTTTTTATAAATTACCAATAGAACACAAAGACCCATTTGATAGAATTATGATTTGGCAATCAATAAGGTCCGGTTACTATTTTTTATCTGTTGACAGTAAGGTAGTAAATTATAAAAAATATGGCTTAAAAATTTTGTCCTAAAACCCGTTTCAAGGAGAATTTAAAAAATGAAAGCTAAAAGCGGAGATGTATTTTGCGTTTATAACTCATATCTAAAAAAAATATACGGCTTGTCAGATAACGAAGATAGAAAATAAGGAGGAAAAGCTGTTTGCAGTCCTTCTTTCTCTGGATTGGTCAGGCGACCAGCCGCTTAAAGAGGAAGAGTTAGCGACGCTACAGCCTCTTTATAAGGATTTTATGTATTGGGAAAGGGGCTTGCATTTGGATAATGTCGAGCCGGAGATACCCGCAAACTATATTTTGGCAGGGAATATCACACCTCTAACCGATGAAA is drawn from Treponema pedis and contains these coding sequences:
- a CDS encoding type II toxin-antitoxin system VapC family toxin, which codes for MKILLDTHYLLWAFIDTSKIPQSVYNKLLADENEVFYSQASLWEISIKFNMGKLSLNGMKPEGFYEEVENSFLKCRPFKSDELITFYKLPIEHKDPFDRIMIWQSIRSGYYFLSVDSKVVNYKKYGLKILS
- a CDS encoding CD1871A family CXXC motif-containing protein → MNKKMAAAIVIVLSLGMMLFGIYRGEVSVVLKKAINICMECIGIG
- a CDS encoding type II toxin-antitoxin system Phd/YefM family antitoxin; this encodes MKTLPVAEVRTNFSALLKEVELGNEIGISFGRKKETIAVIVPIEEYKRIKMKKLGTLEGKVKVEFSENWTITDEEFINL
- a CDS encoding tetratricopeptide repeat protein, coding for MGRLKLYIDYVKHQLQKRKEAKQNPQIDTEEIKREIWEADFSKKTQARFSEERGDGYEALFKTEDTGSFFSLELKRKHLYAWTLNNMFRYKDFVLDAEIELPKFKEDTVKNINDNGRTDNAGACAAGLLFRHISDKAFYALLISDKGWVRLDAVVNSTPMPIIGWTKPLCEILNSVFKVKIICAGTGITILINNTWLGKFDSDIVQAAGKIAFAGQNWETYPQVQFKLKSFKIVSEALLVETADSAANAPETISAESYINLATTYFGMGQYVAAIYQIKQAWKLREPVFQDYILAGRIYFAQHLLEEAEKEFLNASELEPDNVEVMQELASVYYRGNKIKELKTLFKKIPQTRIKSSVLLCSLKGHLLNAEGKHEEAAEMYGAAFNLEPTKGLLKYNEANELSLAGKREEAVQAYIKAGNLFLAGEEYKDMADVINALERLDPDNENTLSLAGKFYYAIENKTEALKNIKKLCAGKTKDSAIWYLYGLLLQAEDSEKCEDKNANEAIKAFKKAFKLEPEAGLYAFRLAEALYLNGEDCSDILAEAERLDTGNGWVYNLKGLCAMDKDDFSTAEAELEKARKILPDEIVILENYMEAVRLQGRLKECAPLFDIEAGTADLAAERNRARAFHIFANALFFDEEYELADVWYQKAIKLRPADAELLTDKAENSLQIGFLNDADDLLVKALDMEPSERIYRLIAVVAAEKGDYARAEITLRTAMEELGESEELKADLENLYKQTKRKIN
- a CDS encoding 4Fe-4S binding protein; translation: MLAVDGNLRGFLEGRIYKGPLKKACVPVLNCYSCPGALFGCPIGSIQATIGSSKFNLAFYVVGLLSLFAIAAGRLFCGYVCPFGFFQDLLDKIPVKKLKVPKKIAGVLKYLKFLILAFFVFILPFALQDKYGTSDPYFCKYICPSGILLGALPLIAVNKTLVAALGTLFSVKFTVLIIMAILSTIFYRPFCRFICPLGAFLGIFNPISLYRLKINDKCIKCRKCERTCKIDIPTYKTPNSPECIRCGECIKACPVHAIEHSFLFMEKDAGKFKPVERPAKVGFIRPEPAKAK
- the radC gene encoding RadC family protein translates to MEEIKKINGFVHKPDLRERLLERGPESLNDSELMAILLRTGLKDKPVKALAEDIIFHIDKIKPEKIEGYLRSVKGMGDSKIASVMAAMELGRRYYNTQGRVIEHPSDVVPLLQHYAGRSQEHFICVSLNGANEVIAARVVSIGILTKTLVHPREVFSDVIKDRAASVIVAHNHPSGNLLPSREDILLTNRLYEAGNILGIKLLDHIILVPSGDYYSFIQNEISLSEHFTESGLGGMRTSSNY
- a CDS encoding TlpA disulfide reductase family protein gives rise to the protein MKKIYKILFITAVFFTLTAALFAGGTKELEPTEEEKEAGWRYFMPIGFKLKRPAFFDAYGDNLDTNAVDGKNEAPESPLYAAYEYKFFSDELIEIYTELINDKKLSREEKHEKFNAEIAPKIKPIYSLIVLKTPLIENKPLEEITGYPYNDVIRKTKEFTQILSIAEFNAEGLSAESAEIYKTMISQVKPIRDTITCTDPISPESVMLGIKNLKFETIDLEGGKVTSDILKNYDVTMINIWATWCPPCRAELPEIAKLYESFKDRNCNIIGITGDVSPKEQDALETAKKLIKDAGCNYTVVQNNESFKPLFRGLVAWPMTIFVDKKGNIIASSEEDLIVGSRTFEEFTEAMEKAINTVKK
- a CDS encoding DMT family transporter, which produces MNSKISILSRLALLVTAIVWGSSLVVVSSSSDFFKPNFLLAIRFSIACILLCIIFFKKLKTINKSYLVNGFIVGFALFIAYSSQTFGVTAAGGLPGRSAFLSASYCVIVPFLSWAINKMRPDKFNVIAALLCITGIGITSFKDLAASSSSITSGDFYALLSGLLFASHIVAVTRFSKRKEPVLMTIIQFGAAAVFSWITTFIFEDNGKTVWNTSSVSAILYLSIMCTTLALLLQNIGQKYTEPSTAAIILGLESVFGIIFSIIFYGEKIDFYSVTGFILIFAAIIISETKLEFLKKKNFVHG
- a CDS encoding ABC transporter ATP-binding protein, translating into MFKEIMKLFTKSGKRSLVLSAIFFALYGLSSSAMIVIVFFLLFKITKGNISNLYMYFTALAISVVFKGVCNMLADLEKHNAGFDIVQQIREKMIIKLKTFSLGFYTDERLGEISTVLHKDVDTMSMVAGHVWPRMIGDFLISAVVFVGLAVSDIRLAAVMAAGVFPALGFLALSLKRSEEKEHTNNSALADMVSLFTEYVRGIPVLKSFSNNKNLDISLAEKTEIFGMTSKAASAFKAKQLSIFAFLLDIAYLGLLITGGIFTLNGSITVLTFILFAVISKEFYKPFALMETHYMYYVSAADSYIRLGKILFAPSVADRQDGYIPSGNEISFEHVYFCYEKDSFLLSDICFNIKENTTTALVGESGGGKTTVTNLLLRFYDVEKGRITVGGTDIRDIPYDELLNRIGIVMQNVQLFNDTVEENIRVGKKGASEKEIIDACKKARIHDFIMTLPEGYKTHIGENGGLLSGGQRQRISIARAFLKNAPILILDEMTSNVDPVNESLIQDAVTELAKNRTVLVIAHRLKTIKNADNILVFKKGILTEKGTHAALIEKDGYYKTLWQAQDGK